A single Streptomyces sp. 2114.4 DNA region contains:
- a CDS encoding DUF2752 domain-containing protein — protein MSPDTPWGPAEPSGPSAKSVRARTVRQASIALGAGAAAAVYLWHTDPHQPGQLLLPCPFKWATGLLCPLCGGTRMAYDLMHGDVVRAFHDNALLLTLAGPAVAYAVGRWLVAGIGGRVYRPRFQARGNAVVLGIAAVWMIARNLVG, from the coding sequence GTGAGCCCCGACACGCCGTGGGGTCCTGCCGAGCCCTCGGGACCCAGCGCGAAATCGGTCCGGGCGCGCACCGTCCGCCAGGCGTCGATCGCCCTCGGCGCCGGGGCGGCGGCCGCCGTCTATCTCTGGCACACCGATCCGCACCAGCCGGGGCAGCTGCTGCTCCCCTGCCCGTTCAAATGGGCCACCGGGCTGCTGTGCCCGCTGTGCGGCGGGACACGGATGGCGTACGACCTGATGCACGGCGATGTCGTGCGGGCGTTCCACGACAACGCGCTGCTGCTCACACTGGCCGGCCCGGCCGTGGCGTACGCCGTCGGGCGCTGGCTGGTCGCCGGGATCGGCGGGCGGGTCTACCGGCCACGCTTCCAGGCCCGCGGCAACGCCGTGGTGCTCGGCATTGCCGCGGTGTGGATGATCGCCCGCAACCTTGTCGGTTAG
- a CDS encoding DEAD/DEAH box helicase, with protein sequence MASNPVPPDAGARPSPGMILERLARGATRAARITHTEHLPPRIGSHADWPEQIRPEVIDAIRSAGIDRPWAHQARTSEHALRGESVVVATGTASGKSLAYLAPVLSTLLDGSEAPNGRGATALYLAPTKALAADQRRAVRELAAPLGTAVRPAVYDGDTPVEEREWVRQYGNYVLTNPDMLHRGILPAHPRWSSFLRALRYVVIDECHSYRGVFGSHVAQVIRRLRRVCARYGSEPVFLLASATAAKPAEAATRLTGLPVVEITEDTSPRGELVFALWEPPLTELHGEQGAPVRRTATAETADLLTDLAVQGVRTVAFVRSRRGAELIALIAQERLAEVDRSLPGRVAAYRGGYLPEERRALERALHSGDLLGLAATTALELGVDVSGLDAVVIAGYPGTRASLWQQAGRAGRSGQGALAVLVARDDPLDTYLVHHPEALFDQPVESTVLDPDNPYVLAPHLCAAASELPLTEADFALFGPAAAGLMPQLEAANLLRRRARAWHWTRRERAADLTDIRGQGGSPVQVVEEGTGRLLGTVDAAAAHTAVHDGAVHLHQGRTYVVRHLDLADSVALVEEAHPPYSTTARDTTAIAVLETDTEIPWGDGRLCFGSVEVTNQVVSFLRRKLITGEVLGETKLDLPPRTLRTRAVWWTVTEDQLDAARVNPEQLGGALHAAEHASIGMLPLFATCDRWDIGGVSVPLHPDTLLPTVFVYDGHPGGAGFAERAFHTAADWLTATRDAIAACECEAGCPSCIQSPKCGNGNDPLHKRGAIRLLGELLRGVPEQA encoded by the coding sequence ATGGCCTCCAATCCAGTCCCGCCGGATGCGGGCGCGCGCCCTTCCCCAGGCATGATTCTCGAACGTCTCGCCCGGGGCGCGACCCGCGCTGCGCGCATCACTCATACGGAGCACTTGCCCCCGCGCATCGGCAGCCATGCCGACTGGCCGGAACAGATCCGGCCGGAAGTGATCGATGCCATCCGTTCGGCCGGAATCGATCGTCCCTGGGCCCACCAGGCACGGACATCCGAACACGCACTGCGCGGCGAATCGGTCGTCGTCGCCACCGGCACCGCCTCGGGGAAGTCCCTGGCGTATCTGGCGCCGGTCCTCTCCACGCTCCTGGACGGCTCCGAGGCGCCGAACGGAAGGGGCGCCACGGCCCTGTATCTGGCCCCCACGAAGGCACTGGCGGCCGATCAGCGGCGTGCCGTGCGCGAGCTGGCCGCTCCCCTGGGGACGGCCGTGCGGCCCGCGGTCTACGACGGCGACACCCCCGTCGAGGAGCGCGAATGGGTCCGCCAGTACGGCAACTACGTCCTGACCAACCCCGACATGCTGCACCGCGGCATCCTGCCGGCCCACCCCCGCTGGTCCTCCTTCCTGCGCGCGCTGCGCTATGTCGTCATCGATGAATGCCACAGCTACCGCGGCGTCTTCGGCTCGCATGTCGCGCAGGTCATCCGCCGGCTGCGCCGCGTCTGCGCGCGGTACGGCTCCGAGCCGGTCTTCCTGCTCGCCTCCGCCACGGCCGCGAAGCCGGCCGAGGCCGCGACCCGGCTCACGGGCCTCCCCGTGGTGGAAATCACCGAGGACACCTCGCCGCGCGGCGAGTTGGTCTTCGCGCTGTGGGAGCCGCCGCTCACCGAACTCCATGGCGAGCAGGGCGCCCCGGTCCGCCGGACCGCCACGGCCGAGACCGCGGACCTGCTCACCGACCTCGCCGTCCAGGGCGTACGCACCGTCGCCTTCGTCCGCTCCCGGCGCGGCGCCGAGCTGATCGCCCTGATCGCCCAGGAACGGCTCGCGGAGGTGGACCGCTCGCTGCCCGGGCGGGTCGCCGCGTACCGGGGCGGGTATCTGCCCGAGGAGCGCCGTGCCCTGGAACGCGCGCTGCACAGCGGCGATCTCCTCGGTCTGGCCGCCACCACCGCGCTCGAACTGGGCGTGGACGTCTCCGGGCTGGATGCCGTGGTCATCGCCGGCTATCCGGGCACCCGGGCGTCGCTGTGGCAGCAGGCGGGCCGGGCGGGCCGCTCCGGGCAGGGCGCCCTCGCCGTGCTCGTGGCCCGCGACGACCCGCTGGACACCTACCTCGTGCACCACCCCGAGGCGCTGTTCGACCAGCCCGTGGAGTCCACCGTCCTCGACCCCGACAACCCGTACGTGCTCGCCCCGCATCTGTGCGCGGCCGCGTCCGAACTCCCGCTCACCGAAGCCGATTTCGCGCTCTTCGGGCCCGCGGCCGCCGGACTGATGCCGCAGCTGGAGGCCGCGAACCTGCTGCGCCGGCGAGCCAGGGCCTGGCACTGGACGCGCCGCGAGCGGGCCGCCGACCTCACCGACATCCGCGGCCAGGGCGGCTCGCCGGTGCAGGTCGTGGAGGAGGGCACCGGACGGCTGCTGGGCACCGTGGACGCCGCCGCCGCGCACACCGCCGTCCACGACGGCGCGGTCCACCTTCACCAGGGCCGTACCTATGTCGTCCGGCACCTCGACCTGGCCGACAGCGTGGCGCTCGTCGAAGAGGCCCACCCGCCCTATTCCACGACCGCCCGCGACACCACCGCCATCGCCGTCCTCGAGACCGACACCGAGATCCCGTGGGGGGACGGCCGGCTGTGCTTCGGATCCGTGGAGGTCACCAATCAGGTCGTCTCCTTCCTGCGCCGCAAACTGATCACCGGCGAGGTCCTGGGCGAGACCAAGCTCGATCTGCCGCCCCGTACGCTGCGCACCCGTGCGGTGTGGTGGACGGTCACCGAGGACCAGCTCGACGCCGCCCGCGTCAATCCCGAGCAGCTGGGCGGCGCGCTGCACGCCGCGGAACACGCCTCCATCGGCATGCTGCCGCTCTTCGCGACCTGTGACCGCTGGGACATCGGCGGCGTCTCCGTGCCGCTTCACCCGGACACCCTGCTGCCGACCGTTTTCGTCTACGACGGCCATCCCGGCGGCGCCGGATTCGCCGAGCGCGCCTTCCACACGGCCGCCGACTGGCTCACCGCCACCCGTGACGCCATCGCCGCCTGCGAATGCGAGGCCGGCTGCCCTTCCTGCATCCAGTCCCCGAAGTGCGGCAACGGCAACGACCCGCTCCACAAGCGGGGAGCCATCCGATTGCTGGGCGAGCTGTTGCGGGGCGTGCCGGAGCAGGCCTAG
- a CDS encoding methyltransferase produces the protein MVDVSTHLPTADVQDPESTARTARLREALLAASFTADGLLDLLGGPAYAALARSETVPALRATRGDSPLETLVRLFLLQRPVEPRRARAALPVADCLADGWLVQDGDELRASVDVRPYGGPEGQDWWIVSDLGCAVGGAGGIRGAGEADRSELVLGVGGASTTLAGITVRRPVAKALDLGTGSGIQALHAAQHATRVTGTDLNPRALRIAALTLALSGAGPADLREGSLFEPVGDETYDLIVSNPPFVISPGARLTYRDGGMGGDDLCRTLVQQSAAHLNDGGYCQLLANWQHVAGEEWHDRLRSWVPAGCDAWIVQREVQDITQYAELWLRDAGDHRAGDEAYAARYDAWLDEFEARKTKAIGFGWITLRKSGSDSPSITVEEWPHPVEQPLGESVVRHFDRQDYLRATDDAALLAGHFRLADEVVQEQVGLPGAEDPEHVVLRQNRGMRRATKVDTVGAGFAGVCDGSLPAGRILDAIAQLVGEDPVLLRDRTPASIRMLVEQGFLEPVAAGG, from the coding sequence ATGGTGGATGTGAGTACGCACCTCCCCACCGCCGATGTCCAGGACCCCGAGAGCACCGCCCGCACCGCCCGGCTGCGCGAGGCGTTGCTGGCCGCCTCCTTCACCGCCGACGGGCTGCTGGATCTGCTCGGCGGGCCGGCCTATGCCGCGCTGGCGCGCAGCGAGACCGTCCCCGCCCTGCGGGCGACGCGCGGCGACAGCCCGTTGGAGACCCTGGTGCGGCTGTTCCTGCTGCAGCGGCCGGTGGAGCCGCGGCGGGCGCGGGCCGCGCTGCCGGTCGCGGACTGCCTCGCCGACGGCTGGCTGGTGCAGGACGGCGACGAGCTGCGCGCCAGTGTGGACGTGCGTCCCTATGGCGGCCCCGAAGGGCAGGACTGGTGGATCGTCTCCGACCTGGGCTGTGCGGTCGGTGGCGCCGGCGGCATCCGGGGTGCCGGGGAAGCGGACCGCTCAGAGCTGGTGCTCGGTGTCGGCGGTGCCTCCACGACCCTCGCGGGGATCACGGTGCGCAGGCCGGTCGCCAAGGCCCTCGATCTCGGCACGGGCTCCGGCATCCAGGCACTGCACGCCGCTCAGCACGCCACCCGCGTCACGGGCACCGACCTCAACCCCCGGGCGCTGCGGATCGCCGCGCTGACCCTGGCGCTCTCCGGGGCGGGGCCGGCGGATCTGCGGGAGGGCTCGCTGTTCGAGCCCGTGGGTGACGAGACGTACGACCTGATCGTTTCCAACCCGCCGTTCGTGATCTCGCCGGGCGCCCGGCTCACTTACCGCGACGGCGGCATGGGCGGCGACGACCTGTGCCGGACGCTCGTCCAGCAGTCCGCCGCGCATCTCAACGACGGCGGGTACTGCCAGCTGCTGGCCAATTGGCAGCATGTGGCGGGCGAGGAGTGGCACGACCGGCTGCGCTCCTGGGTGCCGGCCGGCTGCGACGCCTGGATCGTGCAGCGCGAGGTGCAGGACATCACCCAGTACGCCGAACTGTGGCTGCGTGACGCGGGCGACCACCGGGCCGGGGACGAGGCGTACGCCGCGCGGTACGACGCCTGGCTCGACGAGTTCGAGGCACGCAAGACCAAGGCCATCGGCTTCGGCTGGATCACGCTGCGCAAGTCCGGGTCGGATTCCCCGTCCATCACGGTCGAGGAATGGCCGCATCCGGTGGAACAGCCGCTGGGGGAGTCGGTCGTACGCCACTTCGACCGCCAGGACTACCTGCGGGCCACGGACGATGCGGCGCTGCTCGCCGGCCACTTCCGGCTCGCCGACGAGGTGGTGCAGGAGCAGGTGGGGCTGCCCGGGGCGGAGGACCCCGAGCACGTGGTGCTGCGTCAGAACCGCGGTATGCGGCGGGCGACGAAGGTGGACACGGTCGGCGCGGGCTTCGCCGGGGTGTGTGACGGCTCCCTCCCGGCCGGGCGGATTCTGGACGCCATTGCCCAACTCGTCGGCGAAGACCCGGTTCTGCTGCGGGACCGTACGCCGGCCTCGATCCGGATGCTGGTCGAGCAGGGGTTCCTGGAGCCGGTGGCCGCGGGCGGCTGA
- the bldG gene encoding anti-sigma factor antagonist BldG, with translation MDLSLSTRTVGDRTVVEVGGEIDVYTAPKLREQLVELVNDGSYHLVVDMERVDFLDSTGLGVLVGGLKRVRAHEGSLRLVCNQERILKIFRITGLTKVFPIHTSVDEAVAATD, from the coding sequence GTGGACCTGTCCCTGTCGACCCGGACCGTTGGCGACCGTACGGTCGTCGAGGTCGGTGGCGAGATTGATGTATACACCGCGCCCAAGCTGCGGGAGCAGCTGGTCGAGCTTGTGAACGACGGAAGCTACCACCTCGTGGTGGACATGGAACGTGTCGACTTCCTCGACTCCACTGGGCTCGGCGTGCTGGTCGGCGGACTCAAGCGGGTGCGTGCCCATGAGGGCTCGCTGCGCCTGGTCTGCAACCAGGAGCGCATTCTCAAAATCTTCCGAATCACCGGACTGACCAAGGTGTTTCCCATTCACACCTCGGTCGACGAAGCCGTCGCAGCCACTGACTGA
- a CDS encoding ATP-binding protein: MATVELRFSALPEHVRTARLVAAAVARRAGVDEAVLDEVRLAVGEACSRAVGLHESHDIAEPVRVLLIEDEKKFSIEVGDGVSGVSGDSGTAGARGGGEAEGAAESDAEGEDEMGLAVISGLVDDVEVTAGKDGGLIRMTWPTTTAVVVP, translated from the coding sequence ATGGCCACCGTCGAACTTCGCTTCAGCGCCCTTCCCGAGCACGTCCGCACCGCGCGTCTGGTCGCGGCTGCCGTGGCACGGCGCGCCGGGGTGGACGAGGCCGTGCTGGACGAGGTGCGGCTAGCCGTCGGTGAGGCCTGCAGCCGAGCCGTGGGGCTGCACGAGAGCCATGACATCGCGGAGCCCGTGCGCGTCCTGCTGATCGAGGACGAGAAGAAGTTCTCGATCGAGGTCGGCGACGGCGTCTCCGGCGTCTCCGGCGACTCCGGTACGGCCGGGGCGCGTGGCGGCGGCGAGGCCGAGGGCGCCGCGGAGAGCGACGCCGAGGGCGAGGACGAAATGGGCCTCGCGGTGATCAGCGGGCTCGTCGACGACGTCGAGGTGACCGCCGGCAAGGACGGCGGGCTGATCCGCATGACCTGGCCCACCACGACGGCCGTGGTGGTGCCGTAG
- a CDS encoding sodium-translocating pyrophosphatase, whose translation MAGPYTPQLLDTPTFLAGPSLTAGNRGIVLVIAVVALAALAVAAVLVRQVLAAGEGTDSMKKIAAAVQEGANAYLARQLRTLGVFAVVVFFLLMLLPADNWTQRAGRSAFFLIGAGFSAATGYIGMWLAVRSNVRVAAAAREATPAEGDTEKKDLTAVSHKAMKIAFRTGGVVGMFTVGLGLLGASCVVLVYAVDAPKVLEGFGLGAALIAMFMRVGGGIFTKAADVGADLVGKVEQGIPEDDPRNAATIADNVGDNVGDCAGMAADLFESYAVTLVAALILGMAAFGDAGLAFPLLVPAIGVLTAMIGIFVVAPRRSDRSGMTAINRGFFISAGISLVLVAVAVFTYLPSSYQDLTGVTDPEVLGRSGDPRMLALVAVAIGIVLAALIQQLTGYFTETSRRPVRDIGKTSLTGPATVILSGISIGLESAVYSAVLIGLAVYGAYLLGGASIILALFAVALAGTGLLTTVGVIVAMDTFGPVSDNAQGIAEMSGDVTGDGAQVLTDLDAVGNTTKAITKGIAIATAVLAAAALFGSYRDAIATAVRDIGNAAGGMGLSLDISQPNNLVGLILGASVVFLFSGLAINAVSRSAGAVVFEVRRQFRERPGIMDYTEQPEYGRVVDICTKDALRELATPGLLAVLTPIAVGFSLGVGALGSFLAGAIGTGTLMAVFLANSGGAWDNAKKLVEDGHHGGKGSEAHAATVIGDTVGDPFKDTAGPAINPLLKVMNLVALLIAPAVVKFSYGQDKSIGVRLVVSVLAIAVIVGAVYVSKRRGIAVGDEDNSEDPESIAKSAETAVAS comes from the coding sequence ATGGCGGGGCCTTACACCCCTCAGTTGCTTGACACCCCCACTTTTCTGGCCGGACCGTCGCTCACGGCGGGTAACCGCGGCATCGTGCTGGTGATCGCCGTGGTCGCCCTGGCGGCGCTGGCTGTCGCGGCGGTGCTGGTCCGCCAAGTGCTCGCGGCCGGTGAGGGAACCGACAGTATGAAGAAGATCGCGGCGGCCGTGCAGGAAGGCGCAAATGCCTACCTGGCACGGCAGTTGCGGACGCTCGGCGTATTTGCCGTCGTGGTGTTCTTCCTGCTCATGCTGCTGCCCGCGGACAATTGGACGCAGCGCGCCGGACGCAGCGCCTTCTTCTTGATCGGCGCCGGATTCTCGGCGGCCACCGGCTATATCGGGATGTGGCTCGCCGTGCGCAGCAATGTGCGCGTCGCCGCGGCCGCACGGGAAGCCACTCCGGCCGAGGGCGATACCGAGAAAAAGGATCTTACGGCGGTCTCCCACAAGGCGATGAAGATCGCATTCCGTACCGGGGGCGTCGTCGGCATGTTCACCGTGGGGCTGGGCCTGCTCGGCGCGTCCTGCGTGGTGCTCGTGTACGCGGTCGACGCGCCCAAGGTGCTGGAGGGCTTCGGTCTCGGCGCCGCGCTGATCGCGATGTTCATGAGGGTCGGCGGCGGCATCTTCACCAAGGCCGCGGACGTCGGCGCCGACCTCGTCGGCAAGGTCGAGCAGGGCATCCCCGAGGACGACCCGCGCAACGCCGCGACCATCGCGGACAACGTGGGCGACAACGTCGGTGACTGCGCCGGTATGGCCGCCGACCTCTTCGAGTCGTACGCGGTGACCCTGGTCGCCGCCCTCATCCTGGGGATGGCCGCCTTCGGTGACGCCGGGCTGGCCTTCCCGCTGCTGGTCCCGGCCATCGGGGTGCTCACCGCGATGATCGGCATCTTCGTCGTCGCGCCCCGGCGCAGCGACCGCAGCGGTATGACGGCGATCAACCGCGGCTTCTTCATCTCCGCGGGCATCTCGCTGGTGCTGGTGGCCGTCGCGGTGTTCACCTACCTGCCGTCCAGCTATCAGGACCTGACCGGTGTCACCGACCCCGAGGTGCTGGGCCGCAGCGGCGATCCGCGGATGCTGGCGCTGGTGGCGGTCGCCATCGGCATCGTGCTGGCCGCGCTGATCCAGCAGTTGACCGGCTACTTCACCGAGACCAGCCGGCGGCCCGTCAGGGACATCGGAAAGACCTCACTGACCGGCCCGGCCACCGTCATCCTCTCCGGTATCTCGATCGGCCTGGAGTCGGCGGTCTACTCGGCGGTGCTGATCGGCCTGGCCGTCTACGGGGCGTACCTGCTGGGCGGCGCCTCCATCATCCTGGCGCTGTTCGCGGTGGCGCTGGCCGGCACCGGTCTGCTGACCACCGTCGGCGTGATCGTGGCGATGGACACCTTCGGACCGGTCTCCGACAACGCGCAGGGCATCGCCGAGATGTCCGGCGATGTCACCGGTGACGGCGCGCAGGTGCTGACCGACCTGGACGCGGTCGGCAACACCACCAAGGCCATCACCAAGGGCATCGCCATCGCGACCGCCGTACTGGCCGCGGCCGCGCTCTTCGGCTCGTACCGGGACGCGATCGCCACCGCTGTACGGGACATCGGCAACGCCGCCGGCGGGATGGGGCTCAGTCTGGACATCTCGCAGCCCAACAACCTGGTCGGGCTGATCCTCGGCGCCTCGGTTGTCTTCCTGTTCTCCGGGCTGGCGATCAACGCGGTGTCGCGGTCGGCGGGAGCGGTGGTCTTCGAGGTGCGGCGGCAGTTCCGCGAGCGCCCCGGCATCATGGACTACACCGAGCAGCCCGAGTACGGGCGGGTCGTTGACATCTGCACCAAGGACGCGCTGCGTGAGCTGGCCACCCCCGGGCTGCTGGCCGTGCTCACCCCGATCGCGGTCGGCTTCTCGCTCGGCGTCGGCGCGCTCGGCTCGTTCCTGGCGGGTGCGATCGGCACCGGCACGCTGATGGCGGTCTTCCTCGCCAACTCCGGTGGCGCATGGGACAACGCCAAGAAGCTCGTCGAGGACGGCCACCACGGCGGCAAGGGCAGTGAGGCGCATGCCGCGACGGTCATCGGCGACACCGTGGGTGACCCGTTCAAGGACACCGCGGGCCCGGCGATCAACCCGCTGCTGAAGGTCATGAACCTGGTGGCGCTGCTGATCGCGCCCGCTGTGGTGAAGTTCTCATACGGCCAGGACAAGAGCATCGGCGTTCGCCTCGTCGTCTCCGTACTGGCGATCGCCGTCATCGTCGGTGCGGTGTACGTCTCCAAGCGGCGCGGAATCGCCGTGGGTGACGAAGACAACTCCGAAGACCCGGAAAGCATCGCCAAGTCGGCCGAGACGGCGGTGGCGTCCTAG
- a CDS encoding small secreted protein, translating into MNKKLVAALSGGAALVLALTGCSDDSNKKLNDWAKSFCDPAQAQFKKIQDANGAMQTADNGSTDSKKVQQTDSAAFQKISQAYASLATSLEKAGPPPTDQGKQAQQNAVKELNSLSKGYADLQKQVNKLDTSDKLKFADGLRELSSGINKLNKQSEAAFKNLESGEVGTAMAAQKGCQNPAASGSPAPTQSKKS; encoded by the coding sequence GTGAACAAGAAGCTTGTGGCTGCACTGTCCGGCGGTGCGGCACTGGTGCTCGCGCTGACCGGCTGCAGCGACGACAGCAACAAGAAGCTCAATGACTGGGCGAAGAGTTTCTGCGACCCCGCGCAGGCTCAGTTCAAGAAGATCCAGGACGCCAACGGCGCCATGCAGACGGCCGACAACGGCAGCACCGACTCCAAGAAGGTCCAGCAGACGGACTCGGCGGCCTTCCAGAAGATTTCCCAGGCCTACGCCTCGCTGGCCACGTCTCTGGAGAAGGCCGGGCCGCCGCCCACCGACCAGGGCAAGCAGGCACAGCAGAACGCCGTCAAGGAGCTGAACTCGCTCTCCAAGGGCTATGCGGACCTCCAGAAGCAGGTCAACAAGCTCGACACCTCGGACAAGCTGAAGTTCGCGGACGGGCTGCGCGAACTCTCCAGCGGCATCAACAAGCTGAACAAGCAGAGCGAGGCGGCCTTCAAGAACCTGGAGTCCGGCGAGGTCGGCACGGCGATGGCCGCCCAGAAGGGCTGCCAGAACCCGGCCGCGTCCGGCTCCCCGGCACCCACGCAGTCCAAGAAGTCCTAG